The window TTTTACTTCGAAATTGACTCCGTCAACTGCTTTAACAATACCTTTTCGTGTATGGAAGTGACACTTCAAATCTTTTACTTTTAACACGACATCATTCATCGGTTCCTCCACCTTTCCTACATCACTTCATCTTTCAAATGTGGATCTAACGCATCTCGCATTCCGTCCCCCATAACATTTAAGCTTAAAACAGCGAGAGTAATAGCTAACCCAGGAAAAACAGCAATCCACCAAGCTGTCTCCATAAAGTCTTTTCCTTCATTTAACATAATTCCCCATGAAGGTGTGTCAGGCTCGACTCCTAATCCTAAGAAGCTAAGTGCTGCTTCAGTCAAAATCGCAAGAGCAAATGACAATGTTGCTTGTACAATAATGGGAGCCATGACATTTGGGAGAATATGGCGCAACACTATTTGCAAATTACTAACCCCAATGGAACGGGCAGCTTCTACGTATAGCGAATTTTTAATAGAAAGAACTGATCCACGCGTAAGACGTGCGAAAATTGGAGTGTAAACAATTCCAATTGCAATCATGACATTGGTTAAGCTTGTTCCTAATACCGCCATTAGAGCTAACGCAAGCAAAATATCTGGAAAGGAAAAAAGTACGTCTGTAGTTCGTGACACGAGAGAATCGACCCATTTTCCGTAATACGCTGCAACAACTCCCATTGTCACACCTAATATTAATGAGATCC is drawn from Bacillus alveayuensis and contains these coding sequences:
- a CDS encoding peptide/nickel transport system permease protein (product_source=KO:K02034; cath_funfam=1.10.3720.10; cog=COG1173; ko=KO:K02034; pfam=PF00528,PF12911; superfamily=161098; transmembrane_helix_parts=Inside_1_12,TMhelix_13_35,Outside_36_79,TMhelix_80_102,Inside_103_122,TMhelix_123_145,Outside_146_197,TMhelix_198_220,Inside_221_240,TMhelix_241_263,Outside_264_279), with product MKEFWYRFYKNKLAFSGLIIMVVYAILALLAPLIAPYGPLEMHPDQMLSAPNSEHIFGTDQFGRDIFSRIIYGTQISLKVGTISVGISLILGVTMGVVAAYYGKWVDSLVSRTTDVLFSFPDILLALALMAVLGTSLTNVMIAIGIVYTPIFARLTRGSVLSIKNSLYVEAARSIGVSNLQIVLRHILPNVMAPIIVQATLSFALAILTEAALSFLGLGVEPDTPSWGIMLNEGKDFMETAWWIAVFPGLAITLAVLSLNVMGDGMRDALDPHLKDEVM